From the Oncorhynchus nerka isolate Pitt River linkage group LG28, Oner_Uvic_2.0, whole genome shotgun sequence genome, one window contains:
- the birc5a gene encoding baculoviral IAP repeat-containing protein 5a — translation MDPFSEDHTKMYFYETRLNTYVGWPFEEGCACTPENMAKAGFIHTPTENSPDIAKCFFCLKELEGWEPDDDPEKEHMSHSPSCNFISLKKSVNDLTVEEFLKLQKEKQKFHIKKYCIEAITKFEEAAKSRRGEIIKTAMDEE, via the exons ATGGATCCCTTTAGTGAAGACCATACGAAAATGTACTTTTATGAAACCAGATTGAATACCTACGTGGGGTGGCCGTTCGAAGAGGGCTGCGCGTGCACTCCAGAAAAC ATGGCCAAAGCTGGATTCATCCACACACCAACAGAGAACAGCCCGGACATAGCCAAGTGCTTCTTCTGTCTCAAAGAACTGGAGGGCTGGGAGCCAGATGATGACCCAGA GAAGGAGCATATGTCTCATTCACCCAGCTGCAACTTCATCTCCCTGAAGAAGAGTGTGAATGACCTGACTGTGGAAGAGTTCCTCAAACTCCAGAAAGAGAAGCAGAAATTCCACATT AAAAAGTATTGCATTGAGGCCATCACTAAGTTTGAGGAGGCGGCAAAAAGCAGAAGAGGTGAGATCATCAAGACTGCCATGGATGAAGAGTGA